The Eriocheir sinensis breed Jianghai 21 chromosome 26, ASM2467909v1, whole genome shotgun sequence genome window below encodes:
- the LOC127003734 gene encoding sialidase-like, which produces MSDDKEEVVMRPSTAMSPPSLPLAEQSPSPPPPPAEQTPSPPPQTAGSSSPLPHASSCPITVTPMDVDSMNGLPILGHTPTDDTIPLTSQSPLSDHTLNHTTPASHIPKDSHTETPNQISIVNHTLEDTHMPTLGTTPTSEHTPNTPSHISPPTPNTSSHSHISPSTSHTSSTPPSSKQPPPAADHTPPSTSHIPSLKGKATGGTKTEKKVSHPPAGSMCLLLAYGSSESDEETTPSADVTPTAITSSTATSQDLRKHSSTTLNSALHSTPDQDSIISNGLPPEVSPQPSEPRATVDRPDKSSPQVIEIDVVGGYRYMPGYLSDAEDSEGDSDDSDSSVMSTSSSTSSSSSSSSSSSSSSSSSSSSSPSVKVLQKAPQGPREPPPQRKKNNPLTPGELTLDDLPPIQDLNISLPQEETRLVGHIHSFVVQQVVVESLPNVPALDIDSVLFVGHERERRALGRVFDVFGTVSQPFYVVRFNSAEHVTESGAKIGEEVFFAPSSGDHTHYVLLEELMRYQGSDASGLQGNELNPGEISDYSDDEEEAHARRRTRIRPNGPRNNTNHKNNNINGNSTSCDSQPHRKRQRGANHNPFRLNASPHPSNMPPRPQQHHHFFNPPPFTAQPPPPPPQAPPTQCMPPPSPHHNLPSQGPFPQPPPHPHFHNTLPPPSQFNGDLPPHHRGEGGFACLPPPPPTLTPPPGQPPPPHPPRWGESMVFGGESSLGREFLPPPHPSMMPPPPPPPQQGGWGMPPQFSPQNKFTVPPPPPSPTHAMAPPPPQGMPIPPPNMPGPPPPPYRSMPPPPPPPPHHNTQY; this is translated from the exons ATGagtgatgataaggaggaagtgGTGATGAGGCCTTCCACAGCcatgtcaccaccatcactgccactagCTGAacagtcaccatcacctccaccaccaccagctgaacaaacaccatcaccaccaccacagacagcaggcagctcctccccccttccccatgcCTCCTCATGCCCCATCACCGTCACTCCCATGGATGTGGATAGCATGAACGGCCTTCCCATACTTGGCCACACCCCTACAGATGACACCATTCCCCTTACCAGCCAGTCCCCTCTCTCTGACCACACCCTTAACCATACTACCCCTGCCAGCCATATACCTAAGGATAGCCACACAGAAACACCCAACCAGATATCTATTGTTAACCACACCTTAGAAGATACTCATATGCCCACATTAGGGACCACACCCACCTCAGAGCACACCCCTAATACGCCAAGCCACATCTCTCCGCCTACCCCTAATACATCTAGCCATAGCCACATCTCTCCTTCAACCTCTCACACATCTTCCACACCACCGTCATCCAAACAACCACCCCCTGCAGCTGACCACACCCCTCCATCAACCAGCCACATCCCAAGTCTCAAAGGGAAGGCAACGGGAGGTaccaaaacagagaaaaag GTCAGTCACCCTCCTGCCGGCTCCATGTGTCTGCTCCTTGCTTACGGCAGCTCAGAAAGCGATGAGGAGACAACACCTTCCGCAGATGTAACCCCCACCGCCATCACCTCCTCAACTGCCACATCACAGGATCTtcgaaaacacagcagcacaacactaaACTCAGCATTACACAGCACACCAGATCAGGACTCTATAATCTCTAATGGGTTGCCTCCAGAGGTCAGCCCACAGCCCAGTGAACCGAGAGCCACTGTGGATAGGCCAGACAAATCATCGCCACAGGTTATTGAAATAGACGTTGTGGGGGGCTATCGCTACATGCCAGGCTACCTCAGTGATGCCGAAGACTCAGAGGGAGACTCAGATGACTCTGACTCCTCAGTCatgtccacttcctcctccacttcatcgtcgtcatcatcatcgtcgtcatcgtcttcgtcttcctcctcttcttcgtcatcttctccCTCTGTCAAGGTGCTTCAGAAAGCCCCACAGGGCCCAAG AGAGCCACCACcccagagaaagaaaaacaacccgCTTACCCCTGGCGAGTTGACTTTGGATGACCTTCCCCCCATCCAGGATCTCAACATATCTCTTCCCCAGGAGGAAACGCGGCTAGTGGGCCACATACACAGCTTCGTGGTCCAACAGG TGGTGGTTGAGAGCCTGCCCAACGTGCCAGCCCTTGATATTGATTCCGTGCTCTTCGtgggccatgagagagagagacgtgcacTGGGCCGGGTGTTTGACGTGTTTGGGACAGTGTCGCAGCCGTTCTACGTGGTGCGCTTCAACTCGGCTGAACACGTGACAGAGAGTGGGGCCAAGATCGGGGAGGAGGTGTTCTTCGCCCCTTCCTCTGGGGACCACACCCACTATGTTTTGCTGGAGGAGCTGATGAG GTATCAAGGGAGTGATGCCTCAGGGCTTCAAGGCAATGAGCTCAATCCTGGGGAAATCTCAGACTACtcagacgatgaggaggaggccCATGCTCGCCGCCGTACCCGTATCCGCCCCAATGGCCCCCGG aaCAACACtaaccacaaaaacaacaacatcaatggGAATAGTACCAGCTGTGACTCGCAACCTCATCGCAAGAGGCAGAGAGGCGCCAATCACAACCCCTTCCGCCTCAacgcctcccctcacccctccaacATGCCCCCACGGCCTCAGCAACACCACCACTTTTTCAACCCCCCCCCATTCACTGCCcagcctcccccacccccaccacaagcACCTCCTACACAGTgcatgccccctccctccccccaccataACCTCCCATCACAGGGCCCCTTCCCACAACCACCCCCACACCCTCACTTCCATAATACCCTGCCACCTCCGTCACAATTCAACGGTGATCTTCCACCCCACcacagaggggagggagggtttgcgtgtctgcctcctccccctccaaccctcacccctcctcctggtcagcctccccctcctcatcctcctcggtGGGGAGAAAGTATGGTGTTTGGAGGAGAATCAAGTCTTGGAAGGGAGTTTTTACCTCCACCTCACCCCTCCATgatgcctcctccacctccacctccacagcaaggggggtgggggatgCCTCCACAGTTTTCCCCACAGAATAAGTTTACggtgccccctccacccccatctCCTACCCACGCTATGGCCCCTCCACCTCCTCAGGGTATGCCCATTCCCCCACCCAATATGCCAGGCCCTCCGCCCCCTCCTTATCGAagcatgccaccaccaccaccaccaccaccacaccataacACTCAATATTAA